The proteins below come from a single Thermopolyspora flexuosa genomic window:
- a CDS encoding ABC transporter ATP-binding protein translates to MSMLSISGLRVRYGTTVAVDGLDLAMASSGALALLGANGAGKSSTLKAVSGLVPHEGEVVFDGVSLRGMSPERIARLGLIHVPEGRRLFGNLTVLENLQVGMTAQGRRGGGHTVDDVFDLFPALREIPHQMAWTLSGGQQQMVAIGRALVGNPRLIMLDEPSLGLSPLVAQTVYEALRQIAGRTPVLLVEQNFSAALRICDRAVVLANGRAVYTGDVAGLADGTLLQNAYFGSPEATPGSAKG, encoded by the coding sequence ATGAGCATGTTGAGCATCTCGGGACTGCGGGTCCGGTACGGCACCACCGTCGCCGTGGACGGGCTCGATCTGGCCATGGCGTCGAGCGGCGCCCTCGCCCTGCTCGGCGCGAACGGCGCGGGCAAGTCGAGCACCCTCAAGGCCGTTTCCGGGCTGGTGCCGCATGAGGGGGAGGTCGTCTTCGACGGGGTCAGCCTGCGCGGCATGTCCCCCGAGCGCATCGCCCGGCTCGGGCTCATCCACGTGCCCGAGGGGCGGCGGCTGTTCGGCAACCTCACCGTGCTGGAGAACCTGCAGGTCGGCATGACCGCGCAGGGCCGCCGCGGCGGCGGGCACACCGTGGACGACGTGTTCGACCTGTTCCCCGCGCTGCGGGAGATCCCGCACCAGATGGCGTGGACGCTGTCCGGCGGCCAGCAGCAGATGGTGGCGATCGGCCGCGCGCTCGTCGGCAACCCGCGGCTCATCATGCTCGACGAGCCGTCGCTCGGGCTGTCGCCGCTGGTCGCGCAGACCGTGTACGAGGCGCTGCGGCAAATTGCCGGGCGCACCCCGGTGTTGCTGGTCGAGCAGAACTTCTCGGCCGCGCTGCGGATCTGCGACCGGGCGGTGGTGCTCGCCAACGGCCGCGCCGTGTACACCGGCGACGTCGCCGGGCTCGCCGACGGCACGCTGCTGCAGAACGCGTACTTCGGCTCCCCCGAGGCCACGCCGGGCTCCGCGAAGGGCTGA
- a CDS encoding ABC transporter ATP-binding protein, protein MLEATDIRVKFGGNTAVDGVSLRLGRGEVVGLVGPNGSGKTSFLNAICGIVPATGSLTLRGVPVPMGRPLKVRAAGLSRTFQTPQVFDDLTCVENVMLSGERFRRTGFLGATLGRRRMLRDEHERTERARRALATVGLDGMWDRPAKGLAYGQARYLEIARALAGEPAVIALDEPSAGLNAEETNRLAELLRSVSEQGVSLLIVDHKIEYLSRICDRIDVLELGRLIASGPPERVFQDPAVIEAYLGT, encoded by the coding sequence ATGCTTGAGGCGACGGACATCCGGGTCAAATTCGGCGGCAACACCGCGGTCGACGGGGTGTCGCTGCGCCTCGGCCGCGGCGAGGTGGTCGGCCTCGTCGGCCCGAACGGGTCCGGGAAGACGAGCTTCCTCAACGCGATCTGCGGCATCGTCCCGGCCACCGGCTCGCTCACGCTGCGCGGCGTGCCGGTGCCGATGGGCCGGCCGCTCAAGGTGCGGGCCGCCGGGCTGAGCCGTACCTTCCAGACCCCGCAGGTGTTCGACGACCTCACCTGCGTGGAGAACGTGATGCTGTCCGGCGAGCGGTTCCGCCGCACCGGGTTCCTCGGCGCCACGCTGGGCCGCCGCCGCATGCTCCGCGACGAGCACGAACGCACCGAGCGGGCGCGCCGGGCGCTGGCCACGGTGGGGCTCGACGGGATGTGGGACCGGCCCGCGAAGGGGCTCGCGTACGGCCAGGCCCGGTACCTGGAGATCGCGCGGGCGCTCGCCGGGGAGCCCGCGGTGATCGCGCTCGACGAGCCGTCGGCCGGGCTCAACGCCGAGGAGACCAACCGGCTCGCCGAGCTGCTGCGGTCGGTGAGCGAGCAGGGCGTCTCGCTGCTCATCGTCGACCACAAGATCGAGTACCTGAGCCGGATCTGCGACCGCATCGACGTCCTCGAGCTGGGGCGGCTGATCGCGTCCGGCCCACCCGAGCGGGTCTTCCAGGACCCCGCCGTCATCGAGGCCTACCTGGGGACATGA
- a CDS encoding branched-chain amino acid ABC transporter permease: protein MLASDRRTGTAAPGRRRAAAVGGLPPVYGRRHYLTVAVVLAVIALAGAGNTGNMYQISVFNTALTASVATVGLYFAYQLGGMFAFSQAAFMGIGAYTSAILTPEHGFVFAAGVALIVAAVLAYLLAFLLRDAKHMYFAIGAMAFAEIAVLVFRNWEVTAGPTGGGMLYGIAPPSVAGYEFATSGQIFWFLLAVLGVVLLLSVLLERSPLRRHALAVKAIPQVTESNGIDPRRSAMTLFTYGSTLGALAGVLQAHSLGTIAPEAFEVGVAINLYLMLLLGGVGSMWGGVAGAFFLTWLPEFLRPVKEYETVVYSLLLLATIVLFPNGIVGGVAWLAGKVRHRRRGGGRSSGVTTHA from the coding sequence GTGCTCGCCTCTGATCGGCGCACCGGTACGGCCGCGCCGGGCCGGCGCCGGGCCGCGGCCGTCGGCGGGCTGCCCCCGGTCTACGGGCGGCGCCACTACCTGACCGTGGCCGTCGTGCTCGCCGTGATCGCGCTCGCGGGCGCCGGAAACACCGGGAACATGTACCAGATCAGCGTGTTCAACACCGCGCTGACCGCCTCGGTCGCCACGGTCGGCCTCTACTTCGCCTACCAGCTCGGCGGCATGTTCGCCTTCTCCCAGGCGGCGTTCATGGGCATCGGCGCGTACACCTCGGCGATCCTCACCCCCGAGCACGGGTTCGTGTTCGCCGCCGGGGTGGCGCTGATCGTCGCGGCGGTGCTCGCGTACCTGCTCGCCTTCCTGCTGCGCGACGCCAAGCACATGTACTTCGCGATCGGCGCGATGGCGTTCGCGGAGATCGCCGTGCTGGTGTTCCGGAACTGGGAGGTCACCGCCGGGCCGACCGGCGGCGGCATGCTGTACGGCATCGCCCCGCCGAGCGTCGCCGGGTACGAGTTCGCCACCTCCGGGCAGATCTTCTGGTTCCTGCTCGCCGTACTCGGGGTGGTGCTGCTGCTCAGCGTGCTGCTGGAGCGCTCCCCGCTGCGCCGGCACGCGCTCGCGGTGAAGGCGATCCCGCAGGTCACCGAGTCGAACGGCATCGACCCGCGGCGCAGCGCGATGACCCTGTTCACCTACGGCTCAACGCTCGGCGCGCTCGCCGGGGTGCTGCAGGCGCACTCGCTCGGCACGATCGCGCCGGAGGCGTTCGAGGTCGGCGTGGCGATCAACCTCTACCTGATGCTGCTGCTCGGCGGGGTCGGCTCGATGTGGGGCGGGGTCGCGGGCGCGTTCTTCCTCACCTGGCTGCCGGAGTTCCTGCGGCCGGTGAAGGAGTACGAGACCGTGGTCTACTCGCTGCTCCTGCTCGCCACGATCGTGCTCTTCCCCAACGGCATCGTCGGCGGCGTGGCGTGGCTCGCCGGGAAGGTACGGCACCGCCGCCGCGGCGGCGGCCGGTCGAGCGGGGTGACGACGCATGCTTGA
- a CDS encoding branched-chain amino acid ABC transporter permease — protein MSNFVALLFSGLTLGAIYTLVSLGIVILYKATGIVNAAQFGLVGLGAYLAFWASTDLGLPLVAAYLLSIAVMALVGVGLERLAYAPLRSRPVDSVFLSTLAGGFAFVGLIVLWYDAEPRSLASPFGLETVEILGAPVPKHSLFVIVVCAIAVAALSWAFNRTRMGRQVRALAFDRDAARLQGIPVNRLSIITFALASAMAGLAGTLLGPVAALTPEMGLSPMLFAFGAAIIGGFGRFGGVVAGAVLLGLVEQFGGGYISTNWREVFPFAAMLLIIAFRPEGLFGGEARARL, from the coding sequence ATGAGCAACTTCGTCGCGCTGCTGTTCAGCGGCCTGACGCTCGGGGCGATCTACACCCTCGTCTCCCTCGGGATCGTCATCCTCTACAAGGCCACCGGGATCGTGAACGCGGCCCAGTTCGGGCTCGTGGGCCTCGGCGCGTACCTCGCGTTCTGGGCCTCCACCGACCTCGGGCTGCCGCTGGTCGCCGCGTACCTGCTGTCGATCGCCGTGATGGCCCTCGTCGGCGTCGGGCTGGAACGTCTCGCGTACGCGCCGCTGCGCTCCCGGCCGGTCGACTCGGTGTTCCTGTCCACGCTCGCGGGCGGGTTCGCGTTCGTCGGGCTCATCGTGCTGTGGTACGACGCCGAGCCGCGCAGCCTGGCGAGCCCGTTCGGCCTGGAGACCGTGGAGATCCTGGGCGCCCCGGTGCCGAAGCACTCGCTGTTCGTGATCGTGGTCTGCGCGATCGCGGTGGCCGCGCTGTCCTGGGCGTTCAACCGCACCCGCATGGGCCGCCAGGTGCGCGCGCTCGCGTTCGACCGGGACGCCGCCCGGCTGCAGGGCATCCCGGTGAACCGGCTGTCGATCATCACGTTCGCGCTCGCCAGCGCGATGGCCGGGCTCGCGGGCACGCTGCTCGGGCCGGTCGCCGCGCTCACCCCCGAGATGGGGCTGTCGCCGATGCTGTTCGCGTTCGGGGCGGCGATCATCGGCGGGTTCGGACGGTTCGGCGGCGTGGTCGCCGGTGCCGTACTGCTCGGCCTGGTGGAGCAGTTCGGCGGCGGCTACATCTCCACGAACTGGCGGGAGGTGTTCCCGTTCGCCGCCATGCTGCTGATCATCGCCTTCCGGCCCGAGGGACTGTTCGGAGGTGAGGCCCGTGCTCGCCTCTGA
- a CDS encoding ABC transporter substrate-binding protein, which yields MADRFANRKRALKAGVGALLSAIVCAACGNGGGTGTAAEGDGANRPLVLGSVFALTGPQSQAPYVNGVRFAVEEINAAGGVNGQKIELKEYDDALNAQKSASAAQLAVSEGVDVVIGGPTAIQTNAAAPIYQRAGVVHLNMASSTAVAKDESFGGDLTFRVVTPMPEQIHAAAEYLIKEVKVKKVGLLGLNTDFGQNALPLYAEKFQAAGVEVIDSKLYPQDAKDLTNELLAMRGADAIVDWGFPNQFALATKTAYQNGMGDIPHLGPSAVGIVNTLGLVPVENRDSLIGMSSCDPAADTRPHVQEWAKRFQARFDAVADASAASGYDAVQLAKAAVEAAGSLDRAKIAEALTTLTLSQNTMCASTYKSDDRHELMHEAVVISYAKGEPKELARYTAAELAGTGRKQG from the coding sequence GTGGCAGACAGGTTCGCCAACCGGAAGAGAGCCCTCAAGGCAGGGGTCGGCGCGTTGCTCAGCGCCATCGTCTGCGCCGCCTGCGGCAACGGCGGCGGCACCGGCACGGCGGCGGAGGGCGACGGCGCGAACCGCCCGCTCGTCCTCGGCTCCGTGTTCGCGCTCACCGGCCCCCAGTCGCAGGCGCCGTACGTCAACGGAGTGCGGTTCGCCGTCGAGGAGATCAACGCGGCGGGCGGCGTCAACGGCCAGAAGATCGAGCTGAAGGAGTACGACGACGCGCTGAACGCGCAGAAGTCCGCGTCGGCCGCCCAGCTCGCGGTCTCCGAGGGCGTCGACGTCGTGATCGGCGGCCCGACCGCGATCCAGACGAACGCGGCCGCCCCGATCTACCAGCGTGCCGGGGTGGTCCACCTCAACATGGCCTCCTCCACCGCGGTGGCGAAGGACGAGAGCTTCGGCGGCGACCTCACGTTCCGCGTGGTCACCCCGATGCCGGAGCAGATCCACGCCGCGGCCGAGTACCTGATCAAGGAGGTCAAGGTGAAGAAGGTCGGGCTGCTCGGCCTCAACACCGACTTCGGCCAGAACGCGCTGCCGCTGTACGCCGAGAAGTTCCAGGCGGCCGGGGTCGAGGTGATCGACAGCAAGCTGTACCCGCAGGACGCCAAGGACCTCACCAACGAGCTGCTCGCGATGCGCGGCGCGGACGCCATCGTCGACTGGGGCTTCCCCAACCAGTTCGCGCTCGCCACCAAGACCGCCTACCAGAACGGGATGGGGGACATCCCGCACCTCGGCCCGAGCGCGGTCGGCATCGTGAACACCCTCGGCCTGGTTCCGGTGGAGAACCGCGACTCGCTCATCGGCATGTCCTCCTGCGACCCGGCCGCCGACACCCGGCCGCACGTGCAGGAGTGGGCCAAGCGGTTCCAGGCCCGGTTCGACGCGGTGGCCGACGCGTCGGCCGCGTCCGGGTACGACGCGGTCCAGCTCGCCAAGGCGGCGGTCGAGGCGGCCGGCTCGCTCGACCGCGCGAAGATCGCCGAGGCGCTGACGACGCTCACCCTCTCGCAGAACACCATGTGCGCCTCGACGTACAAGTCCGACGACCGGCACGAGCTGATGCACGAGGCCGTGGTGATCTCCTACGCCAAGGGCGAGCCGAAGGAGCTGGCCCGGTACACCGCCGCGGAGCTCGCCGGGACCGGCCGCAAGCAGGGATGA
- a CDS encoding putative quinol monooxygenase gives MTAIRALHPLPAGTDPAAAAGYARRLRERPGCLEAECYRAISDPGALYLVALWADQRDHDRHWAKVLADPGDDLVHASVRPDAPEGEPSEFYRHARFHLDRVWVADRFAGEPPRIHWPAAGAVRIIIQSSFADPEAALPALVADERATRREPGCLQYLRAQSVEYPEHFLLLELWRDQAVYDAHWHLRLKTGSGGRKAEPAPRRVGSNGLEFYRHQPFRHLYDRWLPADAGRWSETIVWPD, from the coding sequence ATGACCGCCATCCGAGCCCTGCACCCGCTGCCCGCGGGCACCGACCCCGCGGCGGCGGCCGGGTACGCGCGGCGCCTGCGGGAGCGGCCGGGCTGCCTGGAGGCCGAGTGCTACCGCGCCATCTCCGACCCGGGCGCGCTCTACCTCGTGGCGCTCTGGGCGGACCAGCGCGACCACGACCGCCACTGGGCGAAGGTGCTCGCCGACCCGGGCGACGACCTCGTCCACGCGTCCGTGCGGCCGGACGCGCCCGAGGGCGAGCCCTCCGAGTTCTACCGCCACGCCCGGTTCCACCTCGACCGAGTGTGGGTGGCGGACCGGTTCGCCGGCGAGCCGCCCCGGATCCACTGGCCGGCGGCGGGCGCGGTGCGGATCATCATCCAGTCGAGCTTCGCCGACCCGGAGGCCGCGCTGCCCGCGCTCGTCGCCGACGAGCGGGCCACCCGGCGGGAGCCCGGCTGCCTGCAGTACCTGCGGGCGCAGAGCGTGGAGTACCCCGAGCACTTCCTGCTGCTCGAGCTGTGGCGGGACCAGGCGGTGTACGACGCGCACTGGCACCTGCGGCTGAAGACCGGCTCGGGCGGGCGGAAGGCGGAGCCCGCGCCGCGCCGCGTCGGGTCCAACGGCCTCGAGTTCTACCGCCACCAGCCGTTCCGCCACCTGTACGACCGCTGGCTGCCCGCCGACGCCGGCAGGTGGTCGGAAACGATCGTCTGGCCGGACTGA
- a CDS encoding 3-phenylpropionate/cinnamic acid dioxygenase subunit beta → MPLVSERAAGTAVPVEVQRDIERFLFDEADLLDGWEFREWLELLDPEIHYWAPTRENRLYRERRKEMAPPGESAYFDEGYAELVQRVDRLYTHMAWAEEPPSRTRHLITNIRVGATENPDEYAVESSFYVYRTRGERDVDHVVGKRYDLIRRADTRYGYRIARRTVVFDMATLLVKNLSLFY, encoded by the coding sequence ATGCCTCTGGTTTCCGAGCGCGCCGCCGGGACCGCCGTCCCCGTCGAGGTGCAGCGGGACATCGAGCGGTTCCTGTTCGACGAGGCCGACCTGCTGGACGGCTGGGAGTTCCGCGAGTGGCTGGAGCTGCTCGACCCCGAGATCCACTACTGGGCGCCCACCCGGGAGAACCGGCTCTACCGGGAGCGGCGCAAGGAGATGGCCCCGCCAGGCGAGTCGGCCTACTTCGACGAGGGGTACGCCGAGCTGGTGCAGCGGGTCGACCGGCTCTACACGCACATGGCGTGGGCCGAGGAGCCGCCGTCGCGCACCCGGCACCTGATCACCAACATCCGGGTCGGGGCCACCGAGAACCCGGACGAGTACGCGGTCGAGTCGAGCTTCTACGTCTACCGGACCCGCGGCGAGCGGGACGTCGACCACGTCGTGGGCAAGCGCTACGACCTGATCCGGCGGGCCGACACCCGGTACGGCTACCGCATCGCCAGGCGGACGGTCGTGTTCGACATGGCGACCCTGCTCGTCAAGAACCTCAGCCTCTTCTACTAG
- a CDS encoding aromatic ring-hydroxylating dioxygenase subunit alpha: MTVDVSQYIDADRGLIRGEIFTSQEIYERELELVFGRSWLFLAHDSMIPKPGDFIQNYMGEDPVLVVRQRDGSVRAFMNQCRHRGMRICRADRGNAKSFMCSFHGWTYDTAGNLIHVPHEEEAYDPEVFDKKDWGPIQVPRLANYKGFIFGTWDTTAPSFEEYLGEMAWYFDAYIDRYEGGLEAIALHKWVIPCNWKFNAEQPASDMYHAEVSHASAVQVLKRPGADNGAERYAKGRGHQFSSPYGHGAGWFDTTSSSSRNPVIAAWENETQPQVAERLGEVRAAAVRGHANIFPTFMFLNNGTMRVTHPRGPHEMEIWAWTFVPVVAPPEVKEQYRIEVLRTFSPGGMFEQDDAENWLEEQRILRGYMARRNPLLYTMQLGRARRDVDGFPGVTVPHCYADEGARGMYRHYADLMSGLSWPEIVELKKSREAQAADR; encoded by the coding sequence ATGACCGTTGACGTTTCGCAGTACATCGACGCGGATCGGGGACTGATCCGGGGGGAGATCTTCACCAGCCAGGAGATCTACGAGCGGGAGCTGGAGCTGGTGTTCGGGCGGTCCTGGCTCTTCCTCGCCCACGACTCGATGATCCCCAAACCGGGGGATTTCATCCAGAACTACATGGGCGAGGATCCGGTGCTCGTGGTCCGCCAGCGGGACGGCTCCGTCAGGGCGTTCATGAACCAGTGCCGCCACCGCGGCATGCGCATCTGCCGCGCCGACCGGGGCAACGCCAAGAGCTTCATGTGCTCCTTCCACGGCTGGACGTACGACACCGCGGGCAACCTCATCCACGTCCCGCACGAGGAGGAGGCCTACGACCCGGAGGTGTTCGACAAGAAGGACTGGGGCCCGATCCAGGTGCCGCGGCTCGCCAACTACAAGGGCTTCATCTTCGGCACCTGGGACACCACCGCGCCCTCGTTCGAGGAGTACCTGGGCGAGATGGCCTGGTACTTCGACGCCTACATCGACCGGTACGAGGGCGGGCTCGAGGCGATCGCCCTGCACAAGTGGGTCATCCCGTGCAACTGGAAGTTCAACGCCGAGCAGCCGGCGAGCGACATGTACCACGCGGAGGTGTCGCACGCCTCGGCCGTCCAGGTGCTCAAGCGGCCCGGCGCGGACAACGGCGCCGAGCGGTACGCCAAGGGGCGCGGCCACCAGTTCAGCTCGCCGTACGGGCACGGGGCCGGCTGGTTCGACACCACCTCGAGCAGCAGCCGCAACCCGGTGATCGCGGCGTGGGAGAACGAGACCCAGCCGCAGGTGGCCGAGCGGCTCGGCGAGGTGCGGGCCGCGGCGGTGCGCGGGCACGCGAACATCTTCCCGACCTTCATGTTCCTCAACAACGGGACCATGCGGGTGACCCACCCGCGCGGCCCGCACGAGATGGAGATCTGGGCCTGGACCTTCGTGCCGGTCGTGGCCCCGCCCGAGGTGAAGGAGCAGTACCGCATCGAGGTGCTGCGCACGTTCAGCCCGGGCGGCATGTTCGAGCAGGACGACGCGGAGAACTGGCTGGAGGAGCAGCGCATCCTGCGCGGCTACATGGCCCGCAGGAACCCGCTGCTCTACACGATGCAGCTCGGCCGGGCCCGCCGGGACGTGGACGGATTCCCCGGCGTCACCGTGCCGCACTGCTACGCCGACGAGGGCGCGCGCGGCATGTACCGGCACTACGCCGACCTGATGTCCGGGCTGTCCTGGCCGGAGATCGTCGAGCTGAAGAAGAGCCGCGAGGCGCAGGCCGCGGACCGCTGA
- a CDS encoding VOC family protein: MGALLPVDRLYSVGVVVKDLEAATRRYAEILGIDRWEVRHFDAVRLGDTLAYGRPVTPSFRTATGTTTVPPRSDHPLAGPLSVPVTFELVQPLTGESPFQEFRFVRGQGISHLALAVQDEETFEHTRRRLAERGIGIAASMTVDGRVRRHFVDTRKALGGYLVEVRVPGDAGADLGDLPPDEVWDHSGTYTRPEGVGPLPVSGVSHFGVVVHDLMATLPRYHEILGVERWAIRDWRTEPGLLENAFYRGAPVEHEYFTGLTPFADFGFEVIQPTFGPSHYNREFRDLWGEGVHHMLLHIDTDPEAWDRTQRWLAGIGVPTVMGADLMGGATAFCYYDTWAALGGFIVEGVLRRERPDPELAAPAYYIDFAAITASR; encoded by the coding sequence GTGGGCGCTTTGCTGCCGGTGGATCGCCTCTACTCCGTCGGCGTCGTGGTCAAGGACCTCGAGGCGGCGACGCGCAGGTACGCGGAGATCCTCGGTATCGACCGGTGGGAGGTTCGCCACTTCGACGCGGTACGGCTCGGCGACACGCTGGCGTACGGCCGGCCGGTGACGCCGAGCTTCCGTACCGCGACCGGGACCACGACGGTGCCGCCGCGATCGGACCACCCGCTCGCCGGGCCGCTCTCGGTGCCGGTCACGTTCGAGCTGGTGCAGCCGCTGACCGGGGAGAGCCCGTTCCAGGAGTTCCGGTTCGTGCGCGGGCAGGGGATCAGCCACCTGGCGCTCGCCGTACAGGACGAGGAGACATTCGAGCACACCCGGCGGCGGCTCGCCGAGCGGGGGATCGGGATCGCCGCCTCGATGACCGTCGACGGGCGGGTGCGGCGGCACTTCGTCGACACCCGCAAGGCGCTCGGCGGCTACCTCGTCGAGGTGCGGGTGCCGGGCGACGCAGGGGCCGACCTGGGCGACCTGCCGCCGGACGAGGTGTGGGACCACTCGGGGACGTACACCCGGCCGGAGGGGGTCGGGCCGCTGCCGGTGTCGGGGGTGTCGCACTTCGGGGTGGTGGTCCACGACCTGATGGCGACCCTGCCGCGGTACCACGAGATCCTCGGCGTGGAGCGGTGGGCGATCCGGGACTGGCGAACCGAGCCCGGCCTGCTGGAGAACGCCTTCTACCGGGGCGCGCCGGTGGAGCACGAGTACTTCACCGGGCTGACCCCGTTCGCCGACTTCGGCTTCGAGGTGATCCAGCCGACCTTCGGGCCCAGCCACTACAACCGCGAGTTCCGCGACCTGTGGGGCGAGGGCGTGCACCACATGCTGCTCCACATCGACACCGACCCGGAGGCCTGGGACCGCACCCAGCGGTGGCTCGCCGGCATCGGCGTGCCCACGGTGATGGGCGCCGACCTCATGGGCGGGGCGACCGCGTTCTGCTACTACGACACCTGGGCGGCGCTCGGCGGCTTCATCGTCGAGGGGGTGCTGCGCCGGGAGAGGCCCGACCCCGAGCTCGCGGCGCCCGCCTACTACATCGACTTCGCCGCCATCACCGCGTCCCGGTGA
- a CDS encoding NAD(P)/FAD-dependent oxidoreductase: protein MSDRETYAIVGAGLAGARAAEALRGAGFGGRIVLIGAEPDLPYDRPPLSKEVLTGSMPPERTRLRSAEEWAADEIDLYLGTRVTRLLPAERRLLLAESTGRTGSLRVDKVLFATGGRPRRLAVPGADLEGVSHFRTLADALAVRPHLVPDAPIVVVGAGFIGAEIAACARQSGCQVTVLEIADVPLRRVLGDEMGARYARYHRERGVDLRLGVNVDRIEGDDRVRAVVATDGTRIETSCVIVGIGIEPDLEVAAEAGVATADGILVDEYCRTSLENVYAAGDVANAPNPYLGRRVRLEHWQNAQNQGIAAGRSMAGAAEPYGEVPWFWSDQFDLRLQLAGHISPDHKIVYRGDPDSASFCAFYHRDGVLHAALGINRPREVRAAMRLIAKRTRVDVHELAEEGRDLRKLTPLPA from the coding sequence GTGAGCGACCGGGAGACGTACGCGATCGTGGGTGCCGGGCTCGCCGGCGCACGGGCCGCCGAGGCCCTGCGCGGCGCGGGCTTCGGCGGACGCATCGTGCTCATCGGCGCCGAGCCCGACCTCCCGTACGACCGCCCGCCGCTGTCCAAGGAGGTGCTGACGGGGTCGATGCCGCCCGAGCGCACCCGCCTGCGCTCCGCCGAGGAGTGGGCCGCCGACGAGATCGACCTCTACCTCGGCACCCGGGTCACCCGCCTGCTCCCCGCCGAGCGCAGGCTCCTGCTCGCCGAGTCCACCGGCCGCACCGGCTCGCTGCGGGTGGACAAGGTGCTGTTCGCCACCGGCGGCCGCCCCCGCCGCCTCGCCGTACCCGGCGCGGACCTCGAGGGCGTGTCCCACTTCCGCACCCTCGCCGACGCGCTGGCCGTCCGCCCCCACCTGGTGCCCGACGCCCCCATCGTGGTGGTCGGCGCCGGCTTCATCGGCGCCGAGATCGCGGCCTGCGCCCGCCAGTCCGGCTGCCAGGTCACCGTGCTCGAGATCGCCGACGTCCCGCTACGCCGCGTCCTCGGCGACGAGATGGGCGCCCGCTACGCCCGCTACCACCGCGAACGCGGCGTCGACCTCCGCCTCGGCGTCAACGTCGACCGCATCGAGGGCGACGACCGCGTCCGCGCCGTCGTGGCCACCGACGGCACCCGCATCGAGACCTCCTGCGTCATCGTCGGCATCGGCATCGAGCCCGACCTGGAGGTCGCCGCCGAGGCCGGCGTGGCCACCGCCGACGGCATCCTCGTCGACGAGTACTGCCGCACCTCACTCGAGAACGTGTACGCCGCGGGCGACGTCGCCAACGCCCCCAACCCGTACCTCGGCCGCCGGGTTCGCCTGGAGCACTGGCAGAACGCCCAGAACCAGGGCATCGCCGCGGGCCGTTCGATGGCCGGGGCCGCCGAGCCGTACGGCGAGGTCCCCTGGTTCTGGTCCGACCAGTTCGACCTCCGCCTCCAGCTGGCCGGCCACATCTCCCCCGACCACAAGATCGTCTACCGCGGCGACCCCGACTCCGCCTCGTTCTGCGCCTTCTACCACCGTGACGGCGTCCTCCACGCCGCCCTCGGCATCAACCGCCCCCGCGAAGTTCGCGCCGCCATGCGCCTCATCGCCAAGCGCACCCGCGTCGACGTCCACGAACTGGCCGAGGAAGGCCGCGACCTCCGCAAACTCACCCCGCTCCCGGCCTGA
- a CDS encoding bifunctional 3-phenylpropionate/cinnamic acid dioxygenase ferredoxin subunit: MPWIKACSVDDLEPGGEGVRVDVDPPIAVFNVDGEFYAIDDTCSHGQSSLAEGYVEGCTVECNWHFAKFDLRTGRALCLPATVDLRTYPVRVEGGEVYVEVTESIAATLSDIV, encoded by the coding sequence GTGCCGTGGATCAAGGCCTGTAGTGTTGACGACCTTGAGCCGGGTGGGGAGGGGGTCAGGGTGGACGTCGATCCGCCGATCGCGGTGTTCAACGTGGACGGCGAGTTCTACGCGATCGACGACACCTGCAGCCATGGCCAGTCCTCGCTGGCGGAGGGGTACGTCGAGGGCTGCACCGTCGAGTGCAACTGGCACTTCGCCAAGTTCGACCTGCGTACCGGCCGCGCGCTCTGCCTTCCGGCCACTGTCGACCTGCGGACCTACCCGGTACGGGTGGAAGGCGGCGAGGTCTACGTCGAGGTCACAGAATCGATCGCGGCCACGCTCTCGGACATCGTGTAG
- a CDS encoding helix-turn-helix domain-containing protein — MDQELADLLGIDFNDPDVQRENEAIERDMRLIECLVSLRRQLGLSQAEVAARMGRSQPAVSDFERLGGDPHLSTIRRYALAIGAEVIHIVRLRGKEESPTLAPAAMNVRVEGPGTANTGSTTTGLPVYRVAMAGNA; from the coding sequence ATGGATCAGGAACTCGCCGACCTGCTGGGGATCGATTTCAACGACCCCGACGTCCAGCGCGAGAACGAGGCGATCGAGCGCGACATGCGGCTGATCGAGTGCCTTGTCAGTCTTCGCAGGCAGCTCGGACTCTCGCAGGCCGAGGTCGCCGCGCGCATGGGACGGAGCCAGCCGGCCGTCTCCGACTTCGAGCGACTCGGCGGTGACCCGCATCTGTCGACGATCCGCCGCTATGCCCTGGCCATCGGCGCTGAGGTCATCCACATCGTCCGGCTGCGGGGTAAGGAGGAGTCGCCCACTCTCGCGCCCGCGGCAATGAACGTCCGCGTCGAAGGTCCCGGGACGGCCAACACGGGCAGTACGACCACCGGTCTTCCGGTCTACCGGGTCGCAATGGCCGGGAACGCCTGA